One segment of Carya illinoinensis cultivar Pawnee chromosome 13, C.illinoinensisPawnee_v1, whole genome shotgun sequence DNA contains the following:
- the LOC122291074 gene encoding protein GL2-INTERACTING REPRESSOR 1-like, with product MSKRANGPTLELRLNLSPPRREHSPAESLNISASSSSEISVEGSCVSSEPEDQPTTLQYSPSNSEARSMMLVGCPRCLMYVMLSELADPKCPKCKSTVLLDFLKEENVRNTRN from the coding sequence ATGAGCAAAAGAGCCAACGGTCCAACGCTGGAATTGAGGCTGAACTTGTCGCCGCCAAGGCGGGAACACTCGCCTGCTGAGTCTCTAAATATTTCGGCCTCTTCTTCGTCGGAAATATCAGTTGAAGGCTCATGCGTTTCATCAGAGCCTGAAGATCAGCCTACGACGTTGCAGTACTCCCCAAGCAACTCGGAAGCCAGATCGATGATGCTCGTAGGATGTCCCAGATGCCTCATGTACGTCATGTTATCCGAGCTGGCTGATCCAAAATGCCCCAAATGCAAGAGTACTGTCCTGCTGGATTTCCTCAAGGAAGAAAATGTCAGGAATACAAGAAACTGA